From the Calonectris borealis chromosome 4, bCalBor7.hap1.2, whole genome shotgun sequence genome, one window contains:
- the PPP1R3B gene encoding protein phosphatase 1 regulatory subunit 3B, whose protein sequence is MHCARVLDYFPHKQAMAVDVAMQLYLCSSPLRREKCACKIAPKPSKPLRPCIQLSSKTALNGPEEAANSFTHNKVKKRVSFADSRGFALTMVKVFSEFDDPLDIPFNITELIDNIVGLTTVERDSFVLDFVQPSVDYLDFRNRLQADCVCLENCMLKERSVVGTVKVKNLAFEKTVKIRMTFDTWKNFVDYPCQYVKDTYGGSDRDTFSFDISLPEGVQSHERVEFAISFECNGKVYWDSNRGTNYRIIRSELKSAQDAIHPPQGPDFGSAFDQFGSPRCSYGLFPEWPSYSGYEKLGPYY, encoded by the exons ATGCACTGCGCCAG AGTATTAGACTACTTTCCTCACAAACAAGCAATGGCTGTGGATGTAGCAATGCAGCTATACCTATGCTCTTCACCCTTGCGGAGAGAGAAGTGTGCCTGCAAAATTGCTCCGAAGCCAAGCAAGCCGTTGCGGCCCTGCATCCAGCTGAGTAGCAAGACTGCGCTGAATGGACCAGAAGAGGCAGCAAACTCCTTCACACACAACAAAGTGAAGAAGAGGGTGTCATTTGCAGATAGCAGAGGCTTCGCTCTGACGATGGTGAAGGTATTCTCAGAGTTTGACGATCCACTAGATATTCCTTTCAACATCACTGAGCTGATAGACAACATTGTGGGCCTGACAACAGTGGAGAGGGACAGCTTTGTCCTGGATTTTGTTCAGCCCTCTGTGGACTATCTGGACTTCAGAAACCGCCTCCAGGCAGACTGTGTCTGCCTTGAAAACTGTATGCTAAAGGAGCGATCCGTTGTGGGAACAGTGAAGGTGAAGAACCTTGCTTTTGAAAAGACTGTGAAGATCAGGATGACATTTGACACCTGGAAAAACTTTGTAGATTACCCATGCCAGTATGTCAAGGATACGTATGGAGGGTCAGATCGGGACACGTTTTCCTTTGACATCAGCTTGCCCGAGGGAGTTCAATCCCATGAAAGGGTTGAGTTTGCCATCTCCTTTGAGTGCAATGGGAAGGTGTACTGGGACAGCAACAGGGGCACAAATTACAGGATCATACGGTCAGAACTGAAGTCTGCCCAGGATGCCATCCATCCCCCGCAGGGCCCTGACTTCGGCAGTGCCTTTGACCAGTTCGGGAGCCCTCGGTGCTCCTACGGCCTCTTTCCCGAGTGGCCCAGCTATTCAGGCTACGAGAAGCTAGGGCCTTACTATTGA